ACCGCCTCGCCTCGAGCACGAGACGACAGGAGCTCGAGCGGCTCGTCTACGCGCTCGCACACGACCTCGACGCGAGTGACGCCGACAGGGATGACGACCGTGGTGCGGTCGGCTCCGACGACGGAACCGGCGGTGGCCGGGCCGACGCTGGGGACAACGCGAGCGACGCCGAACGGGCGTGAGTCGTCACTGGAGTTCGATCTTGCGAACGAACTCGAGGTCCCGGAGCTGGGTGATCACCTCGCCGGGCAGGTCCTGGTCGGTCACGAGGTAGAGGCGGGGTTCGTCCGTGAACTCCGGGTCCTCGCTGATCGTCTGGCGGATCGAGACGCCGTTGTCGGCTAACGTCCCGGTCACGCCCGCGACGATCCCCTTCCGTTCGGCGTCGACGGGCGTGATCGTGAGCACCGTCAGCTCGAGCACCGGCGCGAGGTCCATCAGGCTCGGCACCTGGGAGATGTTCTGGAAGATACGCCTGAGTTCGGGGTCCTCGAGGATGACGTCCGTCGTCGAGTCGACGACCCGTCGGTCGACGTCGATCTCGCGGGCGATCCCGGTGTTTGGGATCTCGAT
This portion of the Natronobeatus ordinarius genome encodes:
- a CDS encoding amino acid-binding protein; the protein is MFDEIMEKFEGSPSQQAVIRLLLERGFSVNDDGRVVSGGIEIPNTGIAREIDVDRRVVDSTTDVILEDPELRRIFQNISQVPSLMDLAPVLELTVLTITPVDAERKGIVAGVTGTLADNGVSIRQTISEDPEFTDEPRLYLVTDQDLPGEVITQLRDLEFVRKIELQ